The DNA window TGAGAAACCCCCACATGACTCGCCCCCGGCATGAAAACAAGATAACGTGAAGGAAGAGTTATGTCGGTAGTTAAGCGAGCACCTTTGGTACCCAACGGATCTTTAACCACTTGCACAACGATATCCTGTCCCTGACGAACCAGTTCAGAAATATCACGAACCTGAAATTGCTGTTTTTCGTTTTCTGCCACACATTCAGTATGCGGGACAATATCAGACGCATGTAAAAATGCGGCTTTATCTAAGCCAATATCAACAAAAGCAGCCTGCATACCAGGCAATACACGGCTTACTTTGCCTTTGTATATATTGCCTACAATACCGCGACGGGATTCGCGTTCGATATGAATTTCTTGCAGTACTCCACCTTCAATCATGGCCACACGAGTTTCACTCGGGGTCACGTTTAGCAGCAATTCAGCACTCATGTGCACACCTCAATATAATTATAAAAATTCTTGAATTAGCTGATCGGTTTCGAACAAAGGTAAGCCTACTACAGCGTGATAACTGCCTTCGATTCGGGTGACAAAACGCCCTCCGAGTCCCTGAATACCATAACTTCCAGCTTTATCGCATGGTTCACCTGACTTCCAGTATTGTTCGATTTCTTCATGAGTCAATGGCTTGAACCATACGTCAGTGATGACCACCACTGAATGTTGTTGTTGCGCAGAAACAACACTTACCGCAGTCATCACCTGATGACCTCGTCCCGATAAGCGAGTAAGCATACGCTTCGCATCTTCAAAACTGTCTGGTTTCTCTAATACCTGATCGTCACTTACCACCACGGTATCAGAGCCCAGTACAACGGAATCAGGCTTAGCCAATGCTAAGCCTGCCTGCGCTTTTTCTAGAGAGAGACGTAATACATAATCGCACGCCTGCTCATCAGCCCGTTTAGCTTCCTCAATGTCAGGTATTACAATGTCAAAGTCGTAACCTAACTGAGCCAGCAGTTCTTTTCTTCTCGGAGAGCCTGAAGCGAGAACAAGTGATAAGCCTTTTTCCACAATACTACCTAACGTGCCATGCCCGACGCACTCGTCGCATTAGCAAAAACATCCATGGCCAAAGTATACAGTTTATTGCCGCCGTCCACAGGGATAATGGATTGAATACTACGTCCTGGTTCAAATATTCTCCACAGAATATCATCAGCTCCAGCAACACAGTAAAGAAGGCAATAAGAATCGCTTGTTGCCATAACGCCATGTTGCGGATCAGCAAGAAATTCAATGCGACTAAGTAAATGATGATTGACATCATCATGCCTCTGATTCCCAGTGTAGACCCGACCAGAATGTCCCACACCAAGCCCAGAATTAATGCAGTTCCCACATTTACGCGGTTGGGTAAAGCCAGTACCCAGTAACAGGTGACTAAGAACAGCCACGACGGACGAAACAACTCTAATCCGCCGGGCCAGGGAATCGTCTGTAATACCAGAGCAACGAAGAAACTAACACCAATAACCATCCGGCTACGAAATACATTACTGGCCATCAGTTACCTCTTGTTGTACTTGTTCCAGTTCTTCTTCCACATTCGATTGTAATACTTTGTGCTGGCGGTCTTCGTTCGGCCAGATGAGCAGCAGATAGCGCAGACGATCAAACTCAACAACCGGATCGGCTTTAATCGACGCAAATTCCTGATGCGTATCCAGATCTACTTTGGTCACATTGGCTACCGGATAACCTTCAGGATAAATCCCACCTAACCCAGATGTCACCAGCAAGTCACCGACCTGAATATCGGTACTGGTCGGAATATGTTCCAGCTGGATTTCGTCCATCTCACCGTTACCCGATGCAATCACACGGATATCATTACGAATCACCTGGACAGGAATCGCGTTCTTCGCATCAGTGAGCAGCAATACGCGAGCGTTATGCGCAGCCACAAACGTAACCTGACCAACAATGCCTTTCTCATTGATCACTGGCTGGCCGACGTATACCCCATCAACATGCCCTTTATCAATAACCACCTGATGACGGTAAGGTGATGTGTCAACGGCCATCACTTCAGTAACGACTTTCTTTTCATCACGGACAAAGGAGGAGTCCAGTAGTTTACGTAGACGTTGGTTTTCTTCTTTGTATTGATCAAGCAAGATAAGCTCGCTTTTCAGACGCAGCAGTTCTCGCTTCAACTTACGGTTGCCTTCAACCAATGTCTGATGCGTGTTAAAGCGCTCGAATGCTCCGTCAAATAAACTACGAGGTAGATTCGCAGCATATTGAATCGGCGACACCGCACTGTTTAATAAATAACGGACATTAGAGAACGTATCCAGACGGCTATCAGCCAGCATTAAGCTCGCCGACACCAAGACAGCTAAAAACAGACGTAATTGCAGAGACGGGCCTCTGCCAAAGATCGGGTTCATCTTGTTTTAGACCTGATTGCTTCCACTTTCATGAGCCTTAACTGGCAGCCTGAAGCATACCTAGAAAGCCTCAGATAGGGAGCATGTTTGAATTACAGAGAGAGCAGAAATGAAGGAGAAGCTCGTCCGGAGCTTCTCCTAAATTTTATTCTTCAGAAAACAGATCGCCGCCATGCATATCGATCATTTCTAAAGCTTTACCGCCACCACGGGCCACACAAGTCAGTGGATCTTCAGCGATAACAACCGGGATACCCGTTTCTTCCATTAACAGACGGTCAAGATCTTTCAGTAGTGCACCACCACCAGTCAGAACCATACCATT is part of the Vibrio sp. B1FLJ16 genome and encodes:
- a CDS encoding Maf family protein, translated to MEKGLSLVLASGSPRRKELLAQLGYDFDIVIPDIEEAKRADEQACDYVLRLSLEKAQAGLALAKPDSVVLGSDTVVVSDDQVLEKPDSFEDAKRMLTRLSGRGHQVMTAVSVVSAQQQHSVVVITDVWFKPLTHEEIEQYWKSGEPCDKAGSYGIQGLGGRFVTRIEGSYHAVVGLPLFETDQLIQEFL
- the mreD gene encoding rod shape-determining protein MreD; amino-acid sequence: MASNVFRSRMVIGVSFFVALVLQTIPWPGGLELFRPSWLFLVTCYWVLALPNRVNVGTALILGLVWDILVGSTLGIRGMMMSIIIYLVALNFLLIRNMALWQQAILIAFFTVLLELMIFCGEYLNQDVVFNPLSLWTAAINCILWPWMFLLMRRVRRAWHVR
- the mreC gene encoding rod shape-determining protein MreC, which translates into the protein MNPIFGRGPSLQLRLFLAVLVSASLMLADSRLDTFSNVRYLLNSAVSPIQYAANLPRSLFDGAFERFNTHQTLVEGNRKLKRELLRLKSELILLDQYKEENQRLRKLLDSSFVRDEKKVVTEVMAVDTSPYRHQVVIDKGHVDGVYVGQPVINEKGIVGQVTFVAAHNARVLLLTDAKNAIPVQVIRNDIRVIASGNGEMDEIQLEHIPTSTDIQVGDLLVTSGLGGIYPEGYPVANVTKVDLDTHQEFASIKADPVVEFDRLRYLLLIWPNEDRQHKVLQSNVEEELEQVQQEVTDGQ